A single region of the Malus sylvestris chromosome 8, drMalSylv7.2, whole genome shotgun sequence genome encodes:
- the LOC126632800 gene encoding uncharacterized protein LOC126632800 produces the protein MRLAKREMLRTTFLCKTKRKMSPRKRLSSKLIDAIAGADIKEAVGLTENTKETKTELPDWIPAAPNNSNANNMKQKVIFVLDKASLTLAHVGNIIRVLNPDHHADFMRKKKLDPYVHRPDIVHDALHQIMTSRLCMSGRLEAVYIKTDCGVLIEVSPRTAIPASLDKFCDLMSKVLQDLRVAPSGKSVRGGMTLFRLVKNPVTRHLPVNSFKVGLSCSASKAVELRDYVSDLGGADVENLVFVVGAMARGAIDSEYLDDLVSVSGDHLSAASCLSRICIALERKWNIL, from the coding sequence ATGAGATTGGCGAAGAGAGAGATGTTGCGAACAACCTTTCTgtgcaaaacaaagagaaagatGTCGCCAAGAAAAAGGCTTAGTTCAAAGTTGATAGATGCTATTGCTGGAGCAGACATCAAAGAAGCAGTTGGACTGACAGAAAATACTAAGGAAACAAAAACGGAACTTCCCGATTGGATTCCAGCAGCCCCTAACAATTCCAATGCGAATAACATGAAACAAAAAGTTATATTCGTTCTCGACAAGGCCTCTCTAACACTAGCTCATGTCGGAAACATAATTCGGGTTTTGAATCCCGACCACCACGCGGATTTCATGAGGAAAAAGAAACTTGATCCTTACGTACACCGCCCCGACATTGTCCACGACGCTCTCCACCAGATCATGACATCGAGACTCTGCATGTCCGGCAGACTAGAAGCCGTTTACATCAAAACGGATTGCGGCGTGCTGATTGAGGTTAGTCCGCGTACTGCCATACCAGCATCATTGGACAAGTTCTGTGACCTGATGTCAAAGGTCTTACAAGATCTTAGGGTTGCGCCTAGCGGCAAAAGTGTCAGAGGCGGCATGACATTGTTTCGTCTGGTGAAGAATCCTGTGACCCGGCACTTGCCTGTGAACTCCTTCAAGGTAGGACTTTCTTGCAGCGCAAGCAAGGCGGTTGAGTTGAGGGATTATGTCAGTGATTTGGGGGGTGCAGATGTTGAAAATTTGGTGTTTGTGGTTGGTGCAATGGCTCGTGGGGCGATTGATAGCGAGTATCTTGATGATTTGGTGTCGGTTTCTGGAGATCATTTGAGTGCTGCTTCGTGTCTCAGTCGTATCTGCATTGCATTGGAGAGAAAATGGAACATCTTGTGA